In Plasmodium falciparum 3D7 genome assembly, chromosome: 13, the following are encoded in one genomic region:
- a CDS encoding protein BCP1, putative yields MQIKKEIKSNESKIQIKKEEKDKNKINGINKTSNLNNKIKQHVMKKAGNDINKKKKKKKKKKKKKTMKNKIKNEEKNNNTNNIKKTKQKNLCDTTNNLCTRKSVSTNNQSIENNNEHQFNDDDDIVVDFELIDPEEIYKENIHILLKGSELFYNITCFDKLINIICDQQNIGKLISVSNEKDNIISFMTIININQYDEIKNLKEFLINKINKINKINNNNNDINDNNNNNIQEFKNILLNNDKHVGLVITNRIINCPIKLIPLLYENVYEDILWSQQIEDIDPEEKKFYFFDYLLFYTKAYKQNLNDDLIFSNYEEQYFFHKSIHYVMWNNNNIKKFFEIQKDEKKELACKEYLILFLVPMSAVRDVITTISSITK; encoded by the coding sequence atgcaaaTTAAGAAGGAAATAAAGTCAAATGAAAGTAAGatccaaataaaaaaagaagaaaaagataaaaacaaaataaatggaATAAACAAAACAAGCAatctaaataataaaataaaacaacatGTTATGAAGAAGGCAGGAAATGATATCaacaagaagaaaaaaaagaaaaaaaaaaagaaaaaaaaaaaaaccatgaaaaataagataaagaatgaagaaaaaaacaataatacaAACAACATCaagaaaacaaaacaaaaaaatttatgtgaCACAACAAATAATTTATGCACAAGAAAGAGTGTAAGCACCAATAATCAAtctatagaaaataataatgaacatCAATTTaacgatgatgatgatatagTTGTAGATTTTGAACTTATTGATCCGGAGGAAATATACaaagaaaatatacatatcttATTAAAAGGTAGCGAattgttttataatattacatgtTTTGATaagttaataaatataatatgtgatCAACAAAATATTGGGAAACTCATAAGTGTATCAaatgaaaaggataatattatatcctTCATGacaataattaatattaatcaatatgatgaaataaaaaacttGAAAGAATTTCttataaacaaaattaacaaaattaacaaaatcaacaataataataatgatattaatgataataataataataatatacaagaatttaaaaacattttgttaaataatgataaacatGTAGGTTTAGTCATTACTAATAGAATTATTAATTGCCCCATTAAATTAATacctttattatatgaaaatgttTATGAAGATATACTATGGTCACAACAAATTGAAGATATTGATccggaagaaaaaaaattttatttttttgattacTTACTTTTTTATACGAAAGCATACAAACAAAATTTAAATGACGATTTGATTTTTTCGAATTATGAAGagcaatatttttttcataaaagtATTCATTATGTTATGTGGaacaataacaatataaagaaattttttgaaatacAAAAAGACGAAAAAAAGGAACTGGCGTGCAAAGAATATTTGATTCTTTTCCTCGTTCCTATGAGTGCCGTCAGGGATGTAATAACGACAATAAGTTCAATAAccaaatga
- a CDS encoding vacuolar protein sorting-associated protein 52, putative, translating into MEGYEEVSDLIQKFKKDTYVLNYYKRIYELNKCKSYRSIMIKDIQNKIDYKKEQEKNIKKKKKKDENDDEIINDDEIINEDENDKKEYYYNSEENATTLGRETSKDKIHTLHENYNDDNNNDIMKTILKSIDNKLYKYTNEVLEYFDGQDKETLNTNYQINNCIEAHAYIDNILITNQHDIQYICKDINNIEKLTQSINNKLTNRKIILELLNTYIKIIIITPQLIRNIIYGDINQEFIKNIHILTNKIENCKHCLYDIYPSIKYSYIELEKLKKKSVDRIYFFFLEKINNIKNKNTDIYIIQQNLLTFFELNTFLFNNNRHVYNYLLKEYIHVMNKKYFHLFKNYITNMQKKIKNNKNCTFINNSNVGFTNNYNSQVERNVNNKISVNRNININNININNININNININNININDVDINNININNNNNNYNYNNYNNYYYNNSCSNNHLDIISSNMNNVTFQNAKKTMMNFLGINPKNDNTCNTYEEPDENIFSLNCRHKVLYDMCYFNKTKEEKKNDININDDNINDDNINDDNINDDNINDDNINDDNINDDNINDDNINDDNINDDNINDDNINDDNINDDNINDDNINDDNIYDDNINDDNINDNNNDNNNENIIMNNYNYIKNYNRINNEKTFENKINKEYPVSLISDLDNLIYHFEEIYKSINKLFLDTGSLEYYFILNFFKDYESPDFLFLEIYSKTISLCFDFIYFYTIQTYDVISLYCVYIMNLYYAYIMYKRNIVTLYVYIQRIQTFLWDKIYYIIQENLDSLNKKRLDEKKYVSSNFNAKINTNELEHYQNKTCHINNLTFDKFENFTNVHSNNYQNGDNKGDNEDNNMDNENKKLDNEDKKSDNEDKKSDNEDNDKDKDNHYNNNISQHYYHNHNNYCMNKNIELTNNLGIYKTQANKNTHLVNIKQNDITNKHLNTNLNNQEEKKHSLHFSTILKTQEVHSVTKKFTDFYCSVVILSNLCFHIDTYYKEKIDKQKVKVGYQEQKLKENKNQHLMNMEEKVDKIEMDRKNYNDQKGCNILHGEADKNKLSNEQFKEDIIMENLYDKNVNFVKHNNEGIEKNKDESKITTEKRKHNNNNNICAHSNENSYLNKIYDENVTMEDKLKNDKEVNNTSISDKKNNYFLKYKKITNLISKLEGAIIHTLISIDNELVCPKEKLLFLINNYYYIIYILKQNKLQEKICTFEKLLKKEITTYIEYELNIYIKDIILFVNKHENIINTIKEDIYNKNIKNNNNDDHHNYYLSHVDFISMENIAIQFTKNWKLLFKNIRNNIITSFINIDNAFNILKLLNTQILLYFTRFYQLTKKIFSNIQPPLYIQNLPSVDVIMIQIKKDAKNVGS; encoded by the coding sequence ATGGAAGGATATGAAGAAGTATCTGATTTGATTCAGAAATTTAAGAAGGATACTTAcgttttaaattattacaaaaGGATATACGAActtaataaatgtaaaagTTATAGGTCTATCATGATTaaagatatacaaaataaaatagattACAAGAAAGagcaagaaaaaaatataaaaaaaaaaaaaaaaaaggatgaaAATGACGatgaaattataaatgacgatgaaattataaatgaagatgaaaatgataaaaaggaatattattataatagtgAAGAGAATGCTACAACATTAGGAAGAGAAACTTCAAAAGATAAGATCCATACATTacatgaaaattataatgatgataataataatgatataatgaaaactattttaaaaagtataGATAACaaactatataaatatacgaATGAAGTTTTAGAGTATTTTGATGGACAGGATAAAGAAACCTTAAATACAAACtaccaaataaataattgtatAGAGGCACATGCATATATCGATAATATATTGATTACAAATCAACAtgatatacaatatatatgtaaggatattaataatattgaaaagTTAACACAAAGtataaataacaaattaACAAATCGTAAAATAATCTTAGAGcttttaaatacatatattaaaataattattattacaccCCAACTAattagaaatataatatatggagATATAAATCaagaatttattaaaaatatacatatcttaacaaataaaattgaaaattGTAAACATtgtttatatgatatttatcCAAGTATTAAATACTCATATATAGaattagaaaaattaaaaaaaaaatcagtAGATCgaatttatttcttcttccttgaaaaaataaataatataaaaaataaaaataccgatatttatattatacaacaAAATCTACTAACCTTTTTTGAATTAAatacttttctttttaataacaaCAGACATGTGTATAATTATCTTTTGAAAGAATATATCCAtgttatgaataaaaaatatttccatttatttaaaaattatataacgaatatgcaaaaaaaaataaaaaataataaaaattgtacttttataaataattcaaatgTTGGATTTACAAATAATTACAACTCACAAGTTGAaagaaatgtaaataataagataagcgtgaatagaaatataaacatTAACAATATAAACATTAACAATATAAACATTAACAATATAAACATTAACAATATAAACATTAACGATGTCgacataaataatatcaacataaataataataataataattataattataataattataataattattattataataatagttgTAGTAACAACCATCTGGATATCATATCGtcaaatatgaataatgtaaCTTTTCAAAATGCAAAAAAAACCATGATGAATTTTTTAGGGATCAACCccaaaaatgataatacatGTAACACATATGAAGAACcggatgaaaatattttctccTTAAATTGTCGACATAAAGTGTTGTATGATATGTGTTATTTTAACAAAacaaaggaagaaaaaaaaaatgatattaatataaatgatgataatataaatgatgataatataaatgatgataatataaatgatgataatataaatgatgataatataaatgatgataatataaatgatgataatataaatgatgataatataaatgatgataatataaatgatgataatataaatgatgataatataaatgatgataatataaatgatgataatataaatgatgataatataaatgatgataatatatatgatgataatataaatgatgataatataaatgacaataataatgacaataataatgagaacattattatgaataattataattatattaagaaTTATAATAGGATAAACAATGAAAAAACTTttgaaaacaaaataaataaagaatatcCAGTGTCCTTAATTTCGGACTTAGACAATTTAATCTACCATTTTGAAGAAATATAcaaatcaataaataaattatttttagatACTGGTTCTttagaatattattttattttgaatttttttaaagattaTGAATCACctgattttttatttttagagATATATTCAAAGACCATATCTCTGTGTTTTGATTTTATCTATTTTTATACTATACAAACGTATGAtgttatatctttatattgtgtatatattatgaaccTATATTATgcttatattatgtataaaagaaatatcgTAACCctttatgtgtatattcaAAGAATTCAAACTTTTTTATgggataaaatatattacattattcAAGAAAATCTTGATTCCTTAAATAAGAAAAGGTTAGATGAGAAGAAATACGTTTCGTCAAATTTTAATGCTAAGataaatacaaatgaacTTGAAcattatcaaaataaaacatgtCACATAAATAATTTGACATTTGATAAGTTTGAAAATTTTACAAATGTTCatagtaataattatcaaaatggtgataataagGGTGATAATGAAGATAACAACAtggataatgaaaataaaaaattggataatgaagataaaaagagtgataatgaagataaaaagagtgataatgaagataacgataaagataaagataatcattataataataacattagtcaacattattatcataatcataataattattgtatgaataaaaatatcgaACTCACAAACAATTtgggtatatataaaacacaagcaaataaaaatacacatCTTGTGAACATtaaacaaaatgatataacTAACAAACATTTGAACACGAATCTGAATAatcaagaagaaaaaaaacattcaCTTCATTTTTCAACTATTTTAAAAACACAAGAAGTACATAGtgttacaaaaaaatttacagATTTTTATTGCTCTGTAGTTATATTATCTAATTTGTGTTTTCATATAGACActtattataaagaaaaaatagataAGCAAAAAGTAAAAGTTGGATATCAAGAGCAAAAACtcaaggaaaataaaaatcaacATCTCATGAATATGGAAGAAAAAGTTGATAAAATAGAGATGgatagaaaaaattataatgatcagaaaggatgtaatatattacatgGCGAAGcggataaaaataaattatcaaaTGAACAATTTAAAGAAGATATAATAATggaaaatttatatgataaaaatgtaaattttgtaaaacataataatgagggtatagaaaaaaataaagatgaatCTAAAATAACTACagaaaaaaggaaacataataataataataatatttgtgcACATTCAAATGAGAATAGTtatttaaacaaaatatatgatgaGAATGTAACTATGGAagacaaattaaaaaatgataaagaagTAAATAATACAAGTATAtcggataaaaaaaataattattttttaaaatataagaaaattacTAATTTGATATCAAAATTAGAAGGAgctattatacatacattaaTAAGTATAGATAATGAATTGGTATGtccaaaagaaaaattattatttttaattaataattattattatattatttatatattaaaacaaaataaattacaagagaaaatatgtacatttgaaaaattattaaaaaaagaaataacaacttatatagaatatgaattaaatatatatataaaagatattattttatttgtaaacaaacatgaaaatataattaatactataaaagaagatatatataataaaaatataaagaacaataataatgatgatcatcataattattatttatcacATGTTGATTTTATTTCTATGGAAAATATAGCTATTcaatttacaaaaaattggaaacttttatttaaaaacatcagaaataatattattacttcatttataaatatagacAATGCattcaatatattaaaattattaaatactCAAATTTTGTTATACTTTACACGTTTCTATCAATTgaccaaaaaaatattttctaatataCAACCacctttatatatacaaaaccTTCCATCCGTTGATGTTATCATGATACAAATTAAGAAAGATGCAAAGAATGTCGGTAGTTAA